Proteins encoded together in one Microplitis mediator isolate UGA2020A chromosome 7, iyMicMedi2.1, whole genome shotgun sequence window:
- the LOC130672061 gene encoding N-alpha-acetyltransferase 20, with the protein MSIIRPFTCDDLFKFNNVNLDPLTETYGLSFYMLYLAHWPEYVQVAESPSGEIMGYIMGKAEGSGESWHGHVTALTVSPDYRRLGLAAKLMKYLEEVSEKKQAYFVDLFVRVSNKVAIQMYQQLGYIVYRTVLEYYNGDPDENAYDMRKALSRDVLKQSVIPLTHPVRPEEVE; encoded by the exons ATGTCGATTATCAGACCTTTTACATgtgatgatttatttaaatttaataatgt aaACCTTGATCCATTGACTGAGACT TATGGGTTGTCATTTTATATGCTTTATTTGGCTCATTGGCCAGAATATGTTCAAGTAGCTGAATCTCCTAGTGGAGAAATAATGGGATACa ttatggGAAAAGCTGAAGGAAGTGGAGAATCGTGGCATGGTCATGTGACTGCTCTTACAGTATCTCCAGACTACAGAAGATTGGGTCTTGCTGCAAAATTAATGAAGTACTTAGAAGAAGTTTCTgaaaa aaaacaagcTTATTTCGTGGATTTATTTGTTCGTGTTAGTAATAAAGTGGCAATACAGATGTATCAGCAATTAGGTTACATTGTTTATCGAACTGTATTAGAATATTACAATGGAGACCCAGATGAAAATGCATAcg atatgaGGAAAGCTTTATCACGGGATGTGTTAAAACAATCAGTAATACCTTTAACTCATCCTGTACGACCAGAAGAAGTTGAATGA
- the LOC130672060 gene encoding acyl-CoA:lysophosphatidylglycerol acyltransferase 1-like encodes MVDINCARESYSILYDGWHFPKMTDSSSSPSSAFINIINNIFTVVKAVLRIGFVILNNIYCIPPYVIWMMLLSPVKLFQPKIYWRIEGLFFHWLLAMVSMWSWSAGYDIVEYGDDLQPIINDRTLVIANHQSTGDVPMLMATFNAKPNVLPNLMWIMDRIFKFTNFGIVSLLHRDFFISSGRKRREESLKQLELHLDNSYIPLERKWMVLFPEGGFLCKRLETSQKYAKKNNLPILENVTLPRVGAMRTIFDKLGPAQNNDSSENQLNTRSNMMIVKPEIRWVLDITVAYPQGKPIDLSTIITGSRPPCETVLFYRLFPSSVVPKDPDLSAKWLYDRWAEKETLLDNFYKYGSFVGSRDSMQEGSKIQQDPLRYLVLHLFFLTSTYIHYHMFSYVLSCIW; translated from the exons ATGGTGGACATAAATTGTGCACGTGAGAGCTACTCGATATTGTATGACGGGTGGCATTTTCCAAAGATGACAGATTCATCATCTTCGCCTTCATCGGCTTTTATTAA CATcatcaacaatatttttactgttgtaaAAGCCGTACTTCGCATCGGATTTGTTattcttaataatatttattgtatacCACCATATGTAATATGGATGATGTTATTATCGcctgtaaaattatttcaaccaaaaatttattggagaATAGAAggtcttttttttcattggcTATTGGCGATGGTATCGATGTGGTCTTGGTCAGCTGGTTATGAca tTGTTGAATACGGTGATGATTTACAACCAATAATAAATGACAGAACACTAGTTATAGCAAACCATCAAAGTACTGGAGATGTTCCAATGTTAATGGCTACATTCAATGCCAAGCCGAACGTACTACCAAATCTTATGTGGATAATGGAtaggatatttaaatttacaaattttggaattgtttCTTTACTACAtcgagatttttttatttcttcg GGTCGTAAACGGAGAGAGGAAAGTCTTAAGCAGTTAGAATTACATTTGGATAATTCATATATACCACTTGAACGAAAGTGGATGGTACTTTTTCCGGAAGGTGGTTTTTTGTGTAAAAGACTGGAAACTTCACAGAAatatgcgaaaaaaaataatttaccgaTATTAGAAAATGTTACTCTACCAAGAGTTGGTGCTATGCGAACAATATTTGATAAACTTGGTCCTGCTCAAAATAATGATTCTTCTGAAAATCAGTTGAACACTAGATCAA atatGATGATAGTGAAACCGGAAATTCGTTGGGTCCTTGATATAACAGTAGCATATCCTCAGGGTAAACCGATCGATTTATCAACGATCATTACGGGGTCAAGGCCACCCTGTGAAACCGTCCTATTTTATCGATTGTTTCCAAGTTCTGTG gttCCAAAAGATCCAGATTTGTCGGCTAAATGGCTGTACGATAGATGGGCAGAAAAAGAAACattattagataatttttacaaGTATGGATCATTTGTTGGTTCACGTGATTCAATGCAGGAAGGATCAAAAATACAACAAGATCCTCTACGATATTTAGTGCttcatctattttttttaacatctacTTATATACATTATCATATGTTTTCTTATGTGTTATCGTGCATTtggtga